One Lutra lutra chromosome 7, mLutLut1.2, whole genome shotgun sequence DNA window includes the following coding sequences:
- the SHF gene encoding SH2 domain-containing adapter protein F isoform X3, whose product MLLSGAPPAGSGPGQRAQGSAGSGPGGSRRGAGGAGAGPGGGGSGGVAKWLREHLGFRGGGGGGGGGKPAPPEPDYRPPAPSPAAPPAPPPDILAAYRLQRERDFEDPYSGGPSSSAAAPATPAVPGPTPPPRHGSPPHRLIRVETPGPPAPPPEERISGPPASSDRLAILEDYADPFDVQETGEGPAGASGAPDKVPENDGYMEPYEAQKMMAEIRSSKETAAQALPLYDTPYEPEEEGTTPEGEGATWPRESRLPEDDERPPEEYDQPWEWKKERISKAFAGDTQNGWARTARDPAEMPPFLSLVLSWYHGAISRTDAENLLRLCKEASYLVRNSETSKNDFSLSLKSSQGFMHMKLSRTKEHKYVLGQNSPPFSSVPEIVHHYASRKLPIKGAEHMSLLYPVAIRTL is encoded by the exons ATGTTACTGAGCGGAGCTCCTCCAGCGGGCTCCGGCCCGGGGCAGCGGGCGCAGGGGAGCGCGGGGAGCGGCCCGGGGGGGTCGCGCCGGGGCGCCGGGGGAGCGGGAGCCGGCCCTGGAGGGGGCGGCAGTGGCGGAGTGGCCAAGTGGCTCCGGGAGCACCTGGGCTTCCgcgggggaggcggcggcggaggTGGGGGCAAGCCGGCGCCCCCGGAGCCGGACTACCGTCCCCCCGCACCGTCCCCGGCCGCGCCCCCTGCGCCACCCCCGGACATCCTGGCCGCCTATCGGCTGCAGAGAGAGCGCGACTTCGAAGACCCTTACTCTGGGGGGCCGTCCAGCTCCGCTGCTGCCCCAGCCACCCCCGCCGTCCCCGGCCCCACGCCGCCCCCGCGCCACGGCTCGCCACCCCACCGCCTTATTCGGGTTGAGACCCCTGGCCCCCCAGCGCCTCCTCCCGAGGAGCGGATCTCTGGACCCCCAGCTAGCAGCGACAGG TTGGCAATCCTTGAAGACTACGCAGACCCATTTGATGTTCAGGAGACTGGTGAAGGCCCAGCAGGAGCTTCAGGAGCCCCAGACAAGGTCCCTGAAAATGACGGCTATATGGAACCCTATGAGGCCCAAAAGATGATGGCTG AGATCCGGAGCTCCAAGGAGACAGCCGCTCAGGCCTTGCCTCTGTATGACACGCCCTACgagccagaggaggaggggacCACCCCTGAGGGTGAGGGGGCCACCTGGCCTCGGGAGTCCCGGCTGCCAGAGGATGATGAGAGGCCCCCTGAGGAGTATGACCAGCCctgggagtggaagaaggagaggatTTCCAAAGCCTTTGCAG GGGACACCCAGAATGGGTGGGCGAGGACGGCAAGGGACCCAGCAGAGAtgccccccttcctctctcttgtcCTCAGCTGGTACCACGGGGCCATCAGTCGAACAGATGCCGAGAACCTGCTCCGACTGTGCAAAGAGGCCAGCTACCTGGTGCGCAACAGTGAGACCAGCAAGAAtgatttctccctgtccctcaa gaGCAGTCAGGGCTTCATGCACATGAAGCTGTCCCGGACCAAGGAACACAAGTACGTGCTGGGCCAGAACAGCCCACCCTTCAGCAGCGTCCCTGAAATCGTGCATCACTACGCCAGCCGCAAGCTGCCCATTAAGGGGGCCGAGCACATGTCCCTGCTCTACCCTGTGGCCATTCGGACTCTGTAG
- the SHF gene encoding SH2 domain-containing adapter protein F isoform X2, with the protein MLLSGAPPAGSGPGQRAQGSAGSGPGGSRRGAGGAGAGPGGGGSGGVAKWLREHLGFRGGGGGGGGGKPAPPEPDYRPPAPSPAAPPAPPPDILAAYRLQRERDFEDPYSGGPSSSAAAPATPAVPGPTPPPRHGSPPHRLIRVETPGPPAPPPEERISGPPASSDRLAILEDYADPFDVQETGEGPAGASGAPDKVPENDGYMEPYEAQKMMAEIRSSKETAAQALPLYDTPYEPEEEGTTPEGEGATWPRESRLPEDDERPPEEYDQPWEWKKERISKAFAAQFEGSEKSCLSPGREEKGRLPPRLSAGNPKSAKPLSVEPSSPLGEWTDPALPLENQVWYHGAISRTDAENLLRLCKEASYLVRNSETSKNDFSLSLKSSQGFMHMKLSRTKEHKYVLGQNSPPFSSVPEIVHHYASRKLPIKGAEHMSLLYPVAIRTL; encoded by the exons ATGTTACTGAGCGGAGCTCCTCCAGCGGGCTCCGGCCCGGGGCAGCGGGCGCAGGGGAGCGCGGGGAGCGGCCCGGGGGGGTCGCGCCGGGGCGCCGGGGGAGCGGGAGCCGGCCCTGGAGGGGGCGGCAGTGGCGGAGTGGCCAAGTGGCTCCGGGAGCACCTGGGCTTCCgcgggggaggcggcggcggaggTGGGGGCAAGCCGGCGCCCCCGGAGCCGGACTACCGTCCCCCCGCACCGTCCCCGGCCGCGCCCCCTGCGCCACCCCCGGACATCCTGGCCGCCTATCGGCTGCAGAGAGAGCGCGACTTCGAAGACCCTTACTCTGGGGGGCCGTCCAGCTCCGCTGCTGCCCCAGCCACCCCCGCCGTCCCCGGCCCCACGCCGCCCCCGCGCCACGGCTCGCCACCCCACCGCCTTATTCGGGTTGAGACCCCTGGCCCCCCAGCGCCTCCTCCCGAGGAGCGGATCTCTGGACCCCCAGCTAGCAGCGACAGG TTGGCAATCCTTGAAGACTACGCAGACCCATTTGATGTTCAGGAGACTGGTGAAGGCCCAGCAGGAGCTTCAGGAGCCCCAGACAAGGTCCCTGAAAATGACGGCTATATGGAACCCTATGAGGCCCAAAAGATGATGGCTG AGATCCGGAGCTCCAAGGAGACAGCCGCTCAGGCCTTGCCTCTGTATGACACGCCCTACgagccagaggaggaggggacCACCCCTGAGGGTGAGGGGGCCACCTGGCCTCGGGAGTCCCGGCTGCCAGAGGATGATGAGAGGCCCCCTGAGGAGTATGACCAGCCctgggagtggaagaaggagaggatTTCCAAAGCCTTTGCAG CCCAGTTTGAAGGATCTGAGAAGAGCTGCCTGTCACCTGGCCGGGAGGAGAAGGGGCGGCTACCTCCCCGACTCTCTGCAGGGAACCCCAAGTCAGCAAAGCCCCTAAGCGTGGAGCCCAGCAGCCCCCTTGGGGAGTGGACAGACCCAGCACTGCCTCTGGAAAACCAGGT CTGGTACCACGGGGCCATCAGTCGAACAGATGCCGAGAACCTGCTCCGACTGTGCAAAGAGGCCAGCTACCTGGTGCGCAACAGTGAGACCAGCAAGAAtgatttctccctgtccctcaa gaGCAGTCAGGGCTTCATGCACATGAAGCTGTCCCGGACCAAGGAACACAAGTACGTGCTGGGCCAGAACAGCCCACCCTTCAGCAGCGTCCCTGAAATCGTGCATCACTACGCCAGCCGCAAGCTGCCCATTAAGGGGGCCGAGCACATGTCCCTGCTCTACCCTGTGGCCATTCGGACTCTGTAG
- the SHF gene encoding SH2 domain-containing adapter protein F isoform X1, whose protein sequence is MLLSGAPPAGSGPGQRAQGSAGSGPGGSRRGAGGAGAGPGGGGSGGVAKWLREHLGFRGGGGGGGGGKPAPPEPDYRPPAPSPAAPPAPPPDILAAYRLQRERDFEDPYSGGPSSSAAAPATPAVPGPTPPPRHGSPPHRLIRVETPGPPAPPPEERISGPPASSDRLAILEDYADPFDVQETGEGPAGASGAPDKVPENDGYMEPYEAQKMMAEIRSSKETAAQALPLYDTPYEPEEEGTTPEGEGATWPRESRLPEDDERPPEEYDQPWEWKKERISKAFAVDIKVIKDLPWPPPVGQLDSSPSLPDGDRDISGPASPLPEPSLEDGSAQFEGSEKSCLSPGREEKGRLPPRLSAGNPKSAKPLSVEPSSPLGEWTDPALPLENQVWYHGAISRTDAENLLRLCKEASYLVRNSETSKNDFSLSLKSSQGFMHMKLSRTKEHKYVLGQNSPPFSSVPEIVHHYASRKLPIKGAEHMSLLYPVAIRTL, encoded by the exons ATGTTACTGAGCGGAGCTCCTCCAGCGGGCTCCGGCCCGGGGCAGCGGGCGCAGGGGAGCGCGGGGAGCGGCCCGGGGGGGTCGCGCCGGGGCGCCGGGGGAGCGGGAGCCGGCCCTGGAGGGGGCGGCAGTGGCGGAGTGGCCAAGTGGCTCCGGGAGCACCTGGGCTTCCgcgggggaggcggcggcggaggTGGGGGCAAGCCGGCGCCCCCGGAGCCGGACTACCGTCCCCCCGCACCGTCCCCGGCCGCGCCCCCTGCGCCACCCCCGGACATCCTGGCCGCCTATCGGCTGCAGAGAGAGCGCGACTTCGAAGACCCTTACTCTGGGGGGCCGTCCAGCTCCGCTGCTGCCCCAGCCACCCCCGCCGTCCCCGGCCCCACGCCGCCCCCGCGCCACGGCTCGCCACCCCACCGCCTTATTCGGGTTGAGACCCCTGGCCCCCCAGCGCCTCCTCCCGAGGAGCGGATCTCTGGACCCCCAGCTAGCAGCGACAGG TTGGCAATCCTTGAAGACTACGCAGACCCATTTGATGTTCAGGAGACTGGTGAAGGCCCAGCAGGAGCTTCAGGAGCCCCAGACAAGGTCCCTGAAAATGACGGCTATATGGAACCCTATGAGGCCCAAAAGATGATGGCTG AGATCCGGAGCTCCAAGGAGACAGCCGCTCAGGCCTTGCCTCTGTATGACACGCCCTACgagccagaggaggaggggacCACCCCTGAGGGTGAGGGGGCCACCTGGCCTCGGGAGTCCCGGCTGCCAGAGGATGATGAGAGGCCCCCTGAGGAGTATGACCAGCCctgggagtggaagaaggagaggatTTCCAAAGCCTTTGCAG TTGACATTAAGGTCATCAAAGACCTACCTTGGCCTCCGCCGGTGGGACAGCTGGacagcagcccctccctccctgacgGGGACAGGGACATCTCCGGTccagcctcacccctccctgAGCCCAGCCTGGAGGACGGCAGCG CCCAGTTTGAAGGATCTGAGAAGAGCTGCCTGTCACCTGGCCGGGAGGAGAAGGGGCGGCTACCTCCCCGACTCTCTGCAGGGAACCCCAAGTCAGCAAAGCCCCTAAGCGTGGAGCCCAGCAGCCCCCTTGGGGAGTGGACAGACCCAGCACTGCCTCTGGAAAACCAGGT CTGGTACCACGGGGCCATCAGTCGAACAGATGCCGAGAACCTGCTCCGACTGTGCAAAGAGGCCAGCTACCTGGTGCGCAACAGTGAGACCAGCAAGAAtgatttctccctgtccctcaa gaGCAGTCAGGGCTTCATGCACATGAAGCTGTCCCGGACCAAGGAACACAAGTACGTGCTGGGCCAGAACAGCCCACCCTTCAGCAGCGTCCCTGAAATCGTGCATCACTACGCCAGCCGCAAGCTGCCCATTAAGGGGGCCGAGCACATGTCCCTGCTCTACCCTGTGGCCATTCGGACTCTGTAG
- the SHF gene encoding SH2 domain-containing adapter protein F isoform X5, translating to MLLSGAPPAGSGPGQRAQGSAGSGPGGSRRGAGGAGAGPGGGGSGGVAKWLREHLGFRGGGGGGGGGKPAPPEPDYRPPAPSPAAPPAPPPDILAAYRLQRERDFEDPYSGGPSSSAAAPATPAVPGPTPPPRHGSPPHRLIRVETPGPPAPPPEERISGPPASSDRLAILEDYADPFDVQETGEGPAGASGAPDKVPENDGYMEPYEAQKMMAEIRSSKETAAQALPLYDTPYEPEEEGTTPEGEGATWPRESRLPEDDERPPEEYDQPWEWKKERISKAFAGAVRASCT from the exons ATGTTACTGAGCGGAGCTCCTCCAGCGGGCTCCGGCCCGGGGCAGCGGGCGCAGGGGAGCGCGGGGAGCGGCCCGGGGGGGTCGCGCCGGGGCGCCGGGGGAGCGGGAGCCGGCCCTGGAGGGGGCGGCAGTGGCGGAGTGGCCAAGTGGCTCCGGGAGCACCTGGGCTTCCgcgggggaggcggcggcggaggTGGGGGCAAGCCGGCGCCCCCGGAGCCGGACTACCGTCCCCCCGCACCGTCCCCGGCCGCGCCCCCTGCGCCACCCCCGGACATCCTGGCCGCCTATCGGCTGCAGAGAGAGCGCGACTTCGAAGACCCTTACTCTGGGGGGCCGTCCAGCTCCGCTGCTGCCCCAGCCACCCCCGCCGTCCCCGGCCCCACGCCGCCCCCGCGCCACGGCTCGCCACCCCACCGCCTTATTCGGGTTGAGACCCCTGGCCCCCCAGCGCCTCCTCCCGAGGAGCGGATCTCTGGACCCCCAGCTAGCAGCGACAGG TTGGCAATCCTTGAAGACTACGCAGACCCATTTGATGTTCAGGAGACTGGTGAAGGCCCAGCAGGAGCTTCAGGAGCCCCAGACAAGGTCCCTGAAAATGACGGCTATATGGAACCCTATGAGGCCCAAAAGATGATGGCTG AGATCCGGAGCTCCAAGGAGACAGCCGCTCAGGCCTTGCCTCTGTATGACACGCCCTACgagccagaggaggaggggacCACCCCTGAGGGTGAGGGGGCCACCTGGCCTCGGGAGTCCCGGCTGCCAGAGGATGATGAGAGGCCCCCTGAGGAGTATGACCAGCCctgggagtggaagaaggagaggatTTCCAAAGCCTTTGCAG gaGCAGTCAGGGCTTCATGCACATGA
- the SHF gene encoding SH2 domain-containing adapter protein F isoform X4 yields MLLSGAPPAGSGPGQRAQGSAGSGPGGSRRGAGGAGAGPGGGGSGGVAKWLREHLGFRGGGGGGGGGKPAPPEPDYRPPAPSPAAPPAPPPDILAAYRLQRERDFEDPYSGGPSSSAAAPATPAVPGPTPPPRHGSPPHRLIRVETPGPPAPPPEERISGPPASSDRLAILEDYADPFDVQETGEGPAGASGAPDKVPENDGYMEPYEAQKMMAEIRSSKETAAQALPLYDTPYEPEEEGTTPEGEGATWPRESRLPEDDERPPEEYDQPWEWKKERISKAFAAGTTGPSVEQMPRTCSDCAKRPATWCATVRPARMISPCPSRAVRASCT; encoded by the exons ATGTTACTGAGCGGAGCTCCTCCAGCGGGCTCCGGCCCGGGGCAGCGGGCGCAGGGGAGCGCGGGGAGCGGCCCGGGGGGGTCGCGCCGGGGCGCCGGGGGAGCGGGAGCCGGCCCTGGAGGGGGCGGCAGTGGCGGAGTGGCCAAGTGGCTCCGGGAGCACCTGGGCTTCCgcgggggaggcggcggcggaggTGGGGGCAAGCCGGCGCCCCCGGAGCCGGACTACCGTCCCCCCGCACCGTCCCCGGCCGCGCCCCCTGCGCCACCCCCGGACATCCTGGCCGCCTATCGGCTGCAGAGAGAGCGCGACTTCGAAGACCCTTACTCTGGGGGGCCGTCCAGCTCCGCTGCTGCCCCAGCCACCCCCGCCGTCCCCGGCCCCACGCCGCCCCCGCGCCACGGCTCGCCACCCCACCGCCTTATTCGGGTTGAGACCCCTGGCCCCCCAGCGCCTCCTCCCGAGGAGCGGATCTCTGGACCCCCAGCTAGCAGCGACAGG TTGGCAATCCTTGAAGACTACGCAGACCCATTTGATGTTCAGGAGACTGGTGAAGGCCCAGCAGGAGCTTCAGGAGCCCCAGACAAGGTCCCTGAAAATGACGGCTATATGGAACCCTATGAGGCCCAAAAGATGATGGCTG AGATCCGGAGCTCCAAGGAGACAGCCGCTCAGGCCTTGCCTCTGTATGACACGCCCTACgagccagaggaggaggggacCACCCCTGAGGGTGAGGGGGCCACCTGGCCTCGGGAGTCCCGGCTGCCAGAGGATGATGAGAGGCCCCCTGAGGAGTATGACCAGCCctgggagtggaagaaggagaggatTTCCAAAGCCTTTGCAG CTGGTACCACGGGGCCATCAGTCGAACAGATGCCGAGAACCTGCTCCGACTGTGCAAAGAGGCCAGCTACCTGGTGCGCAACAGTGAGACCAGCAAGAAtgatttctccctgtccctcaa gaGCAGTCAGGGCTTCATGCACATGA